A stretch of the Brevundimonas sp. MF30-B genome encodes the following:
- a CDS encoding CCA tRNA nucleotidyltransferase has translation MRPDLSQAEWLTSAPSRAVMAALQTAGGADCARFVGGCVRNALLDQPVDDIDIATRLTPDRTLAALQAAGLKAIPTGIDHGTVTAVADGRPYEITTLRRDVETDGRRAVVAFTTDWAEDAARRDFGVNALYADAAGGLHDPTGRGLSDLAAGRIAFVGDAHMRIREDYLRILRFFRFHAWYGSGPLDAGGLAACRDLAGGLSRLSAERVSKELLKLLSAPDPRPSVRAMREAGVLRAILPEAEDAGLFEAMVDLSADPLLRLSAMLPVDAEGVDGVARRLRLSNAQRGRLVAMTGSIAPDISERAARAALYRLGREVFSDRLMRGRAERPDADPAAIETLVDTWTPPPLPIGGREIAALGVAPGPHTGQLLRAFEEDWIAADFPTEGHQERLSRLHAASVL, from the coding sequence ATGAGGCCCGATCTGTCCCAGGCTGAATGGCTGACGTCAGCGCCTAGCCGGGCCGTCATGGCGGCGCTTCAGACTGCAGGCGGCGCCGATTGCGCCCGGTTCGTGGGGGGATGCGTACGCAACGCCTTGCTGGACCAGCCGGTCGACGACATCGACATCGCCACCCGCCTGACGCCCGACCGGACTCTGGCGGCGCTCCAGGCCGCAGGGCTGAAGGCGATCCCGACGGGGATCGACCACGGCACGGTCACCGCCGTCGCGGACGGGCGGCCGTACGAGATAACCACCCTGCGCCGCGACGTGGAGACGGACGGGCGCCGCGCAGTCGTGGCTTTCACGACGGACTGGGCGGAAGATGCGGCGCGCCGCGACTTCGGGGTAAATGCGCTGTACGCCGACGCCGCCGGCGGACTGCACGATCCGACGGGGCGCGGCCTGAGCGATCTGGCGGCGGGCCGAATCGCCTTTGTCGGCGACGCGCACATGCGGATTCGAGAGGATTATCTGCGCATACTGCGCTTCTTCCGCTTCCACGCCTGGTATGGCTCCGGCCCGCTGGACGCGGGGGGGCTGGCCGCCTGTCGGGACCTGGCCGGCGGCCTGTCTCGCCTGTCGGCGGAACGGGTGTCCAAGGAGTTGCTGAAGCTTCTCTCGGCCCCCGATCCCCGCCCCTCGGTGCGCGCGATGCGCGAAGCCGGGGTTCTGAGGGCGATATTGCCCGAGGCGGAGGATGCCGGCCTGTTTGAAGCCATGGTCGATCTGTCGGCCGACCCGCTGCTGCGCCTGTCGGCCATGCTGCCTGTCGATGCGGAGGGGGTGGATGGCGTCGCGCGCCGCTTGCGGCTGTCCAACGCCCAGCGTGGCCGCCTGGTCGCCATGACCGGCTCGATCGCTCCGGACATCTCCGAAAGGGCGGCGAGGGCGGCCCTCTATCGCCTAGGGCGCGAGGTGTTTTCGGACAGGCTGATGCGCGGCCGGGCCGAGCGGCCAGATGCGGACCCAGCAGCGATCGAGACCCTCGTCGATACCTGGACGCCGCCGCCGCTGCCCATCGGCGGCCGTGAGATCGCCGCCCTGGGCGTGGCGCCCGGCCCGCATACGGGTCAACTGCTGCGCGCCTTCGAAGAGGACTGGATCGCGGCGGACTTCCCGACCGAGGGGCACCAGGAAAGGCTCAGCCGCCTGCACGCAGCCTCAGTTCTGTGA
- a CDS encoding CoA pyrophosphatase, producing MSLVSLKSRLLERLRPVDDWAPDAGPVFSDFDLNPDAARTARALKPAAVLAPIIARPGGAAVILTRRSDALASHGGQIALPGGRLDPGETAVQAALREAHEEVALDPAAVQVLGLGDPYETGTGFLITPVVGWLEASPILKPAPNEVAEVFEAPWDFLMDPANHRRDFYDPEGGPRRWFWSMPWNERYIWGVTAGVLKRLRDRLYGDEAAPARAVDEDAA from the coding sequence ATGAGCCTCGTCAGCCTGAAATCGCGTCTGCTCGAACGGCTGCGGCCGGTCGATGACTGGGCGCCGGACGCGGGCCCGGTCTTCTCGGATTTCGACCTGAACCCCGACGCGGCGCGCACCGCGCGAGCGCTGAAGCCCGCCGCAGTCCTCGCGCCCATCATCGCGCGACCCGGCGGGGCCGCTGTCATCCTCACGCGCCGCAGCGACGCCCTCGCCAGCCACGGCGGCCAGATCGCCCTGCCCGGAGGCCGGCTGGATCCCGGCGAAACGGCGGTCCAGGCCGCGCTGCGCGAGGCGCACGAAGAAGTGGCCCTCGATCCTGCGGCTGTTCAGGTCTTGGGTCTGGGCGATCCCTACGAGACCGGCACGGGCTTTCTGATCACGCCGGTGGTCGGCTGGTTGGAGGCGTCCCCTATCCTCAAGCCCGCGCCGAATGAGGTGGCCGAGGTGTTCGAGGCGCCCTGGGACTTTCTGATGGACCCGGCCAACCACCGCCGCGACTTCTACGATCCTGAGGGGGGACCTCGCCGCTGGTTCTGGTCCATGCCGTGGAACGAGCGGTACATCTGGGGCGTAACCGCCGGCGTGCTGAAGCGTCTGCGCGACCGCTTGTATGGTGACGAGGCTGCGCCTGCGCGGGCCGTCGATGAGGACGCGGCATGA
- a CDS encoding DUF1285 domain-containing protein encodes MTGSDLAGLTGAAEAARRAPERGLPPVHLWNPAHCGQIDILIRADGVWMHEGSPIGRPELVRLFSTILRQDSDGLHLVTPVEKLRIRAEDLPFRAVAVRRDGDDLVFSTDVGDEVRAGADHPLVVETQDDEPRPRIRVRGDLWARVARPVFYELVEMAEIQDQRLCVRSGGRIFALGPPGAGVE; translated from the coding sequence ATGACGGGATCCGACCTCGCGGGACTGACAGGCGCAGCTGAGGCGGCCCGGCGGGCGCCCGAGCGCGGACTGCCGCCCGTGCACCTGTGGAACCCCGCCCACTGCGGCCAGATTGACATCCTGATCCGCGCGGACGGCGTGTGGATGCACGAGGGCTCGCCCATCGGCCGACCCGAACTGGTGCGGCTGTTCTCGACCATCCTGCGCCAGGATTCGGACGGTCTGCATCTTGTCACACCGGTGGAGAAGCTGCGCATCAGGGCCGAGGACCTCCCCTTCCGCGCCGTCGCCGTCCGAAGAGACGGGGACGACCTGGTCTTCTCCACCGATGTCGGCGACGAGGTCAGGGCGGGCGCCGATCATCCGCTCGTGGTTGAAACCCAGGACGATGAGCCGCGTCCGCGCATCCGCGTGCGCGGCGATCTCTGGGCTCGCGTCGCCCGTCCGGTCTTCTATGAACTGGTTGAGATGGCCGAAATCCAGGATCAGCGGCTGTGCGTGCGCTCAGGCGGCCGGATATTCGCGCTCGGGCCGCCCGGGGCAGGCGTCGAATGA
- a CDS encoding autotransporter domain-containing protein, with translation MANGSRTADYAAALESWRTDAQFAVDYSKRFLGLEHAYARGLTGAGLTIGINDAGVYAAHPLLQGAGKLTGLRTAVPAEYGNDGLINPRRRYEGHGTHVAGTAAGARVAGQLMFGNAFGANIYSATTNFAAGDFLWFKDAFIDGRTVATAQQNIVDLANTGSVRIINNSWGSANSIPFNASMATVRAQLGRNYGDFYDPILENDVLVVFSAGNGGGVHAGVDAAAPLSDPRLRSNWLSVANYTTAGTPSPSTSFCGQTATWCVAGPGHQVISGVPTFTWDRNAINALFPSSRYPTLYSPTTVAALQTAANNLFINVLNSYLNAKRNAELAGLPFDEAAARANVAREAVAISVVVGIRLNDPDGHTSTLANLLTSTNNMAILTPAFSRDVLMQASAEMDRLLTQSMTYTGAGYAAYTGTSMAAPNVSGFAALLMEMFPEYSTGLIADILLSSSVDLDTPGVDLRSGWGAPQMQVALNGPTALRDIRDVTVNVGTVDVWSNNISDARDRYSAEVLANFPNDIGGIVKKGGGELVLTGVNNYTGATNVEGGLLTVNGRLTASDATVSGVGIIGGLGQVLNLTAASGGIVAPGAAANPFGTLTVTGDAVFEAGSFLWVRSSVNGTAHSRLAVQGATTLEGGQVILKADQGNWNLRTRMNILSSAGGVTGTFAGALSDLAFLRPTLSYLQNGVVLTLTRNDVTIASVGANPNQRSAGQALDVMTNRTNPNSPTLALENAILDGSAENVRAALTTLTGEVHATLGGVATGETRFIRDAMLLRGRGGGASRTDASGTTVWATGVFGNGRFEGHDWISDFRSESSGYLGGVERAFSGGHVGLAVGESRSEIRSPAVRSDGDVRSFHLGAYGAYGLGPVDLRAGASWMDSDVRTNRQAAVNQFNNQLSGRYDGEAWQAYGEVAWKVQLDNTLLEPYANYSRIRYKADVIETGGQAALSGEVKHTSDLVTAGVRTETRLTSGPGPEVSAFTNLAWAQDLKDDGPTFAAAFAGGPVFGVQGAQVGTEALLTDLGVNIQATPATSIAFGYAGVHQDDYRDNRVFGRISVKF, from the coding sequence ATGGCGAATGGAAGCCGTACGGCGGACTATGCCGCAGCCCTGGAGTCCTGGCGCACCGATGCCCAATTCGCGGTCGACTATTCCAAGCGCTTCCTGGGTCTTGAGCACGCCTACGCGCGCGGCCTGACCGGCGCCGGCCTCACCATCGGCATCAACGACGCGGGCGTCTACGCCGCTCACCCGCTTCTGCAGGGCGCGGGCAAGCTGACCGGGCTGCGGACAGCGGTGCCTGCCGAATATGGCAATGACGGCCTGATCAATCCGCGCCGCCGATATGAGGGCCACGGAACGCATGTCGCCGGCACGGCTGCGGGCGCGCGCGTCGCGGGGCAGCTCATGTTCGGCAACGCCTTCGGCGCCAACATCTATTCGGCCACCACCAACTTCGCCGCCGGCGACTTCCTTTGGTTCAAGGACGCCTTCATCGACGGTCGTACGGTCGCCACGGCGCAGCAGAACATTGTCGATCTGGCCAACACCGGATCGGTGCGGATCATCAACAACAGCTGGGGTTCCGCCAACAGCATTCCGTTCAACGCCTCCATGGCGACCGTGAGGGCGCAACTGGGCCGCAACTACGGAGACTTCTACGACCCGATTCTCGAGAACGACGTTCTGGTCGTCTTCTCCGCGGGCAATGGAGGCGGCGTCCACGCGGGGGTGGATGCGGCCGCACCGCTTTCGGACCCGCGTCTGCGGTCCAACTGGCTGTCGGTCGCCAACTACACCACCGCCGGCACGCCCAGCCCGTCCACCAGCTTCTGCGGCCAGACCGCGACCTGGTGTGTGGCAGGGCCGGGGCACCAGGTGATTTCGGGGGTGCCGACCTTCACTTGGGATCGCAACGCCATCAATGCGCTGTTCCCGTCGTCGCGCTATCCGACGCTGTACAGCCCGACCACGGTGGCGGCGCTCCAGACGGCGGCGAACAACCTCTTCATCAACGTCCTGAACAGCTATCTCAACGCCAAGCGCAACGCCGAGCTAGCCGGTCTCCCGTTTGACGAGGCGGCGGCGCGAGCGAACGTGGCGCGAGAAGCCGTGGCGATTTCGGTGGTCGTCGGCATTCGTCTCAACGATCCGGACGGCCACACCTCCACGCTGGCCAACCTGCTGACGTCGACCAACAACATGGCCATCCTGACGCCGGCCTTCTCGCGTGACGTCCTGATGCAGGCCAGCGCGGAGATGGACCGTCTCCTGACGCAGTCCATGACTTACACCGGCGCGGGCTATGCAGCTTACACCGGCACCTCGATGGCCGCACCCAACGTGTCGGGCTTCGCAGCCTTGCTGATGGAGATGTTCCCTGAGTACAGCACCGGTCTGATCGCCGACATCCTGTTGTCCAGCTCGGTCGACCTGGATACGCCTGGCGTCGATCTGCGATCGGGTTGGGGTGCGCCGCAGATGCAGGTGGCGCTCAACGGTCCCACGGCGCTGCGCGACATCCGCGACGTGACGGTGAATGTCGGCACGGTCGATGTCTGGAGCAACAACATCTCCGACGCCCGCGATCGCTACTCGGCCGAGGTTCTCGCCAACTTCCCGAATGACATCGGCGGCATCGTCAAGAAGGGCGGCGGCGAGCTGGTGCTGACGGGCGTCAACAACTACACGGGCGCGACCAATGTCGAAGGCGGGCTGCTGACCGTCAACGGCAGGCTGACGGCGTCGGACGCGACGGTTTCGGGCGTGGGCATCATCGGCGGGCTCGGTCAGGTTCTGAACCTGACCGCTGCTTCCGGCGGGATCGTGGCGCCGGGCGCTGCGGCTAATCCTTTCGGGACCCTGACCGTCACCGGCGACGCCGTATTCGAGGCGGGCTCGTTCCTGTGGGTCCGTTCCAGCGTCAACGGGACGGCTCACTCGCGGCTGGCTGTGCAAGGCGCCACGACGCTCGAGGGCGGACAGGTCATCCTTAAGGCGGACCAGGGCAACTGGAACCTGCGCACGCGCATGAACATCCTGTCTTCGGCGGGCGGCGTGACCGGAACCTTCGCCGGAGCCTTGAGCGATCTGGCCTTCCTGCGGCCGACCTTGAGCTATCTCCAGAACGGCGTGGTTCTGACGCTGACCCGCAACGACGTGACTATCGCGTCGGTCGGCGCCAATCCCAATCAGCGGTCTGCGGGTCAGGCGCTCGACGTCATGACCAACCGCACCAATCCGAACTCGCCCACCTTGGCGCTGGAGAACGCCATCCTGGACGGCAGCGCCGAGAATGTCCGCGCCGCGCTGACCACGCTGACGGGCGAGGTGCACGCGACGCTGGGCGGCGTCGCCACGGGGGAGACGCGCTTCATCCGGGACGCCATGCTCCTGCGCGGACGCGGCGGCGGCGCCAGCCGCACTGACGCCTCGGGCACAACGGTCTGGGCGACCGGCGTGTTTGGCAACGGTCGGTTCGAGGGCCACGACTGGATTTCCGACTTCCGTAGTGAAAGCTCCGGCTACCTCGGCGGGGTCGAGCGGGCGTTCAGCGGCGGTCATGTCGGCCTGGCGGTCGGCGAGAGCCGCTCGGAAATCCGGTCGCCGGCGGTGCGGTCCGATGGGGATGTCCGCAGCTTCCACCTCGGAGCCTACGGCGCTTACGGCCTGGGTCCGGTCGACCTGCGTGCAGGGGCGTCCTGGATGGACTCCGACGTGCGCACCAACCGCCAGGCGGCCGTCAATCAGTTCAACAATCAACTGAGCGGACGCTACGACGGCGAGGCCTGGCAGGCCTATGGCGAGGTGGCCTGGAAGGTTCAGTTGGACAACACCCTGCTGGAGCCCTACGCCAACTATTCGCGCATCCGCTATAAGGCCGACGTGATCGAGACGGGGGGGCAGGCCGCCCTGTCGGGCGAGGTCAAGCACACCTCCGACCTGGTGACAGCCGGCGTCCGGACCGAAACCCGTCTCACCAGCGGACCTGGGCCCGAAGTCAGCGCCTTCACCAACTTGGCTTGGGCGCAGGACTTGAAGGACGATGGTCCGACCTTCGCCGCCGCCTTCGCCGGCGGGCCCGTCTTCGGCGTTCAGGGCGCGCAAGTCGGAACCGAGGCCCTGCTGACCGACCTGGGCGTCAACATCCAGGCCACGCCGGCCACCAGCATCGCCTTCGGCTATGCGGGCGTGCATCAGGACGACTATCGCGACAACCGCGTCTTCGGCCGCATCAGCGTCAAGTTCTGA
- a CDS encoding GNAT family N-acetyltransferase, with protein MSVSAAPAALLIDAETPFDAAAVERVTLAAFGPGRFAKTAERLRERAPLAAGFVAREDGRVIGSVRLWSITVGGVPALFLGPIAVEASSRRAGTGAALVQACIDRARTLPDLAGVLLIGDPPYFVRFGFQPAPDVRLPGPADPRRIMWLPLRAAHVQGLAI; from the coding sequence ATGTCCGTTTCCGCCGCGCCCGCCGCACTTCTCATAGACGCCGAGACTCCGTTCGACGCCGCCGCGGTCGAGCGCGTGACCCTGGCCGCCTTCGGTCCCGGCCGCTTCGCCAAGACCGCCGAGCGCCTGCGCGAGCGCGCACCCTTGGCGGCCGGCTTCGTGGCGCGCGAGGACGGCCGCGTAATCGGTTCTGTGCGGCTGTGGTCGATCACGGTCGGCGGCGTCCCGGCCCTGTTCCTCGGACCTATCGCGGTGGAGGCGTCCAGCCGCCGTGCGGGCACGGGCGCGGCGCTCGTCCAGGCGTGCATCGACCGCGCCCGCACCCTGCCGGATTTGGCGGGCGTCCTGCTGATCGGCGATCCGCCCTATTTCGTCCGTTTCGGCTTCCAGCCCGCCCCTGACGTGCGCCTGCCAGGGCCTGCGGATCCGCGCCGCATCATGTGGCTGCCCCTCCGGGCGGCGCATGTTCAAGGGCTCGCGATCTGA
- a CDS encoding enoyl-CoA hydratase — MSEIETQLTDGVLTVTLNRPDKKNAITQAMYEALAEATERARTDPAVRVLLFKGQGDSFSAGNDIGDFITQGSAAPDAKALDMPVFRFLKALADCDRPVVAAVQGRAVGIGLTLLLHCDLVVAAQDALLSAPFVNLALAPEAASSLLLPAVLGHQRAFELFALGQPIDGRTALAWGLVNRAVPAAEVETTAVDLARQLAGRAPNSLRKTKALMRDAERLWAIMQSEGHAFGSQMRSPEAMEAFMAFTQKRAPDFSKID; from the coding sequence ATGAGCGAGATCGAAACCCAGCTGACCGACGGCGTCCTGACCGTCACCCTGAACCGGCCCGACAAGAAGAACGCCATCACCCAGGCCATGTACGAGGCGTTGGCGGAGGCGACCGAGCGCGCTCGCACCGATCCAGCCGTTCGCGTTCTGCTGTTCAAGGGGCAGGGCGACAGCTTTTCGGCGGGCAACGACATCGGCGACTTCATCACCCAGGGCAGCGCCGCGCCGGACGCCAAGGCGTTGGATATGCCGGTCTTCCGCTTCCTCAAGGCCCTGGCCGACTGCGACCGGCCGGTGGTGGCCGCCGTGCAGGGGCGGGCGGTGGGCATCGGCCTGACCCTGCTGCTGCACTGCGATCTGGTGGTCGCAGCCCAAGACGCCCTGCTGTCGGCGCCCTTTGTCAATCTGGCCCTGGCGCCCGAGGCGGCCTCCAGCCTGCTGCTGCCCGCCGTGCTGGGCCATCAGCGGGCGTTCGAGCTGTTCGCTCTGGGCCAGCCCATCGACGGGCGCACGGCCCTGGCCTGGGGTCTGGTCAACCGCGCCGTTCCCGCCGCCGAGGTCGAGACGACGGCGGTCGATCTGGCCCGCCAGCTGGCCGGCCGCGCGCCCAACTCGCTGCGCAAGACCAAGGCTCTTATGCGCGACGCCGAACGCCTGTGGGCCATCATGCAGAGCGAGGGCCACGCCTTCGGTTCGCAGATGCGCAGCCCTGAGGCGATGGAGGCCTTCATGGCCTTCACCCAGAAGCGCGCGCCGGACTTTTCTAAAATCGATTGA
- a CDS encoding MBL fold metallo-hydrolase — translation MADDAPVLSRGLTYPLGDPPGPGLAVEAAPGVLWLRLPLPFALEHVNAYAIRDGDGWAVVDTGLSTSLTRQLWEAALAGPLGGLPVTQLICTHMHPDHIGLAGWLCERFEAPLLMSRLEYVTARMLLADTGTSAPEAHAAFFTAAGWTTAQIQAWRDEYGTFGRRVEPLPRTFQRLSDGDVISIGGEDWTITVGSGHSPEHVCLWRRSDDVILSGDQVLPRISSNVSLYPTEPLADPLGDWLASLDKLEALWPEDAFILPAHGEPFRGLHPRLKALKRGHAVSLERLTRALAEPRRVVDLFVAVFGRSIDDGLLGMATGECLAHLIYLERRGVVTRDRAAAGVDWWRAL, via the coding sequence TTGGCCGACGACGCGCCCGTTCTCTCGCGGGGATTGACCTATCCGCTCGGTGATCCGCCCGGTCCCGGCCTGGCGGTCGAAGCCGCGCCCGGCGTGCTGTGGCTGCGCCTGCCGCTCCCCTTCGCGCTAGAGCACGTCAACGCCTATGCGATCAGGGACGGCGACGGCTGGGCGGTGGTCGACACCGGCCTATCCACCTCCCTGACGCGCCAGCTGTGGGAGGCGGCCCTGGCAGGACCCCTCGGCGGCCTGCCGGTCACTCAGCTGATCTGCACACACATGCACCCTGACCACATCGGTCTGGCCGGATGGCTGTGCGAGCGGTTCGAAGCGCCGCTCCTGATGTCGCGGCTGGAATACGTCACGGCCCGGATGCTGCTGGCCGACACGGGAACCTCCGCGCCCGAGGCCCACGCCGCCTTCTTCACCGCCGCCGGCTGGACCACGGCCCAGATCCAGGCGTGGCGCGACGAGTACGGAACGTTCGGCCGGCGGGTCGAGCCCCTGCCGCGCACCTTCCAGCGGCTGTCGGACGGGGATGTGATCTCGATCGGCGGCGAGGACTGGACGATCACCGTCGGATCCGGCCACAGCCCCGAGCACGTCTGCCTGTGGCGGCGCTCGGACGATGTCATCCTGTCGGGCGACCAGGTCCTGCCGCGCATTTCGTCGAACGTATCCTTGTATCCGACCGAACCCCTGGCCGACCCGCTGGGCGACTGGCTGGCCTCGCTGGACAAGCTTGAGGCGCTTTGGCCCGAGGACGCCTTCATCCTGCCCGCCCATGGCGAGCCGTTCCGTGGACTGCACCCTCGGCTCAAGGCTCTGAAGCGCGGCCACGCGGTGTCGCTGGAGCGGCTGACGCGCGCCCTGGCCGAGCCCAGGCGCGTCGTGGACCTGTTCGTCGCCGTCTTCGGCCGTTCCATCGACGACGGCTTGCTGGGCATGGCCACGGGCGAGTGTCTGGCGCATCTGATCTATCTGGAACGTCGCGGCGTCGTCACCCGCGACCGCGCCGCCGCCGGCGTCGACTGGTGGCGGGCCCTCTGA
- the ftsA gene encoding cell division protein FtsA, with translation MAVRDREMGQDGLKAQTRAPVVAALDLGQSKVACFIMKPDGVRHADRTIRVAGASHIQSKGVKGGAIINMDETAQAIGQAVERAERAAGAPVSGVVVSTAIGQMASHRVRAKVSLGANPIGDADLARAIAMALDQIRLPNRRPIHVLPVAWSVDGARGVRDPRAMRGGSLGLDLLVVSMAEGAFNALGHCLELAHLDLQGVVAAPVVSSLAALEEDEMDLGCVCIDMGGGSTSAAVWGGRSLLHVESVNVGGDHVTADIARGLSTSRAGAERLKTLHGSAMASANEDREMLEAPPRGEDLESGPVIVPRAMLKTVIAPRVEETLELLRDRLRASGHGLEPGAGLVLTGGASQLNGVRELAVRVFDCPVRLGRPQRAPHMADAASGPAFCSAAGVLLRAAYGPREAVSARKLMSRQITAADAPRIHRGGPVARIAGWLRENL, from the coding sequence ATGGCCGTGCGGGATCGCGAAATGGGACAGGACGGGCTGAAGGCCCAGACGCGCGCGCCGGTGGTGGCCGCCCTGGACCTGGGCCAGTCCAAGGTCGCCTGCTTCATCATGAAGCCTGACGGCGTGCGTCACGCCGACCGCACCATTCGCGTGGCCGGCGCCAGCCACATTCAGTCCAAGGGGGTGAAGGGCGGCGCCATCATCAACATGGACGAAACCGCCCAGGCCATCGGCCAGGCCGTCGAACGCGCCGAGCGCGCGGCCGGCGCGCCGGTGTCGGGCGTGGTCGTCTCCACAGCCATCGGCCAGATGGCCAGCCACCGCGTGCGGGCCAAGGTGTCCCTGGGCGCCAATCCGATCGGCGACGCCGACCTGGCGCGCGCCATCGCCATGGCGCTGGACCAGATCCGCCTGCCGAACCGTCGCCCGATCCACGTCCTGCCCGTCGCCTGGTCGGTGGACGGCGCGCGCGGCGTGCGCGATCCGCGCGCCATGCGCGGCGGCTCGCTGGGCCTGGACCTTCTGGTCGTCTCCATGGCCGAGGGCGCCTTCAACGCGCTGGGCCATTGTCTGGAGCTGGCGCACCTGGACCTTCAGGGCGTCGTCGCCGCCCCCGTCGTCTCCTCGCTCGCCGCGCTGGAGGAGGACGAAATGGACCTGGGCTGCGTCTGCATCGACATGGGCGGCGGATCGACCTCGGCGGCCGTCTGGGGCGGGCGCTCTCTGCTGCACGTCGAGTCCGTCAACGTCGGCGGCGACCACGTCACGGCCGATATCGCGCGCGGCCTGTCGACCTCGCGCGCCGGGGCCGAGCGGCTGAAGACCCTGCACGGCTCGGCCATGGCCAGCGCCAACGAAGACCGCGAAATGCTCGAGGCCCCGCCGCGCGGCGAGGACCTGGAATCCGGGCCCGTCATCGTGCCGCGCGCCATGCTCAAGACCGTTATCGCCCCGCGTGTCGAAGAGACGCTGGAGCTGCTGCGCGACCGTCTGCGCGCCTCGGGCCACGGCCTGGAGCCGGGCGCGGGTCTGGTCCTGACCGGCGGCGCCAGCCAGCTGAACGGCGTGCGAGAGCTAGCCGTGCGCGTGTTCGACTGTCCCGTCCGCCTGGGCCGGCCGCAGCGCGCGCCGCACATGGCCGACGCTGCCTCGGGCCCGGCCTTCTGCTCGGCCGCCGGCGTGCTGCTGCGCGCGGCTTACGGCCCGCGTGAAGCGGTTTCGGCCCGCAAGCTGATGTCGCGTCAGATCACGGCCGCCGACGCCCCGCGCATCCACCGCGGCGGCCCGGTGGCCCGCATCGCCGGCTGGCTGCGCGAGAACCTGTAG
- a CDS encoding cell division protein FtsQ/DivIB, whose amino-acid sequence MPAVVRGGRRQGSKSAAPRSGRGGPSHYAAVPGKAAAIGRLDLTPRVVGGLLIASVAVLGVVLATGARAERIGASFDRTVENVTIGMGLGLKRVHVTGASAEAQPAVQRALALRQGQSIATLDLDALRQQVEAVGWVKSARVVRLLPDTLIVDVVEHDRLAVWQMAGQAHVIDASGEVIQGADAGRHPELPLIVGKGADEAAVEILPLLAQRPRLMGRVDALVRVDERRWDLRLKDGGLVQLPALDQEAALIRLDALDQRERLLDLGFARVDLRTPETVAVRPTEGAA is encoded by the coding sequence ATGCCCGCGGTAGTGCGCGGCGGTCGGCGACAGGGTTCAAAGTCCGCGGCTCCGCGCTCTGGCCGGGGCGGACCGTCCCATTACGCCGCCGTTCCCGGAAAGGCCGCCGCCATCGGCCGGCTGGACCTGACGCCGCGCGTGGTCGGCGGTCTGCTGATCGCTAGCGTCGCGGTGCTGGGCGTGGTCCTGGCCACCGGCGCGCGGGCCGAGCGCATCGGCGCCTCTTTCGACCGCACCGTCGAGAACGTGACCATCGGCATGGGCTTGGGGCTGAAGCGCGTGCACGTCACCGGGGCCTCGGCGGAGGCGCAGCCCGCCGTGCAGAGGGCGCTGGCGCTTCGTCAGGGCCAGTCCATCGCCACCCTGGACCTGGACGCCCTGCGCCAGCAGGTCGAGGCCGTGGGCTGGGTCAAGTCGGCGCGCGTGGTTCGCCTGCTGCCCGACACCCTGATCGTCGACGTGGTCGAGCATGACCGTCTGGCCGTCTGGCAGATGGCGGGCCAGGCCCACGTCATCGACGCCTCGGGCGAGGTCATCCAGGGCGCCGACGCCGGCCGCCACCCCGAACTGCCGCTGATCGTCGGCAAGGGCGCCGACGAGGCCGCCGTCGAAATCCTGCCCCTGCTGGCCCAGCGCCCGCGCCTGATGGGCCGCGTCGACGCCCTGGTGCGGGTGGATGAGCGCCGTTGGGACCTGCGTCTGAAGGACGGCGGTCTGGTGCAGCTTCCGGCCCTGGATCAGGAGGCGGCCCTGATCCGCCTCGACGCGCTGGATCAGCGCGAGCGGCTTTTGGACCTGGGCTTTGCCCGGGTCGATCTGAGAACACCCGAGACGGTCGCCGTGCGGCCGACCGAGGGCGCGGCGTGA